The Gossypium arboreum isolate Shixiya-1 chromosome 2, ASM2569848v2, whole genome shotgun sequence region ACATTAGAAATTGAAACGCTTTTAATGCAATAATCCAACAGCCAAGGAAACATTTTCCTGCCAAATATCAAAAGAACAATTAAACTCCAAGATTACTTGCAGAGCAATGGAGAATAATCTTTTCGTGGGTTCTTTTAACCCAATATTTTTAATGATAACAATCTTGCAGATTGATACTAAAGTTCAGTTAAACTTGGAGATAATTTTTTTTGGGAACAGAGGGCAAGGGCAAACTGGTTGAGATTGAGGGATAAGAATACGGCTTTCTTTCAAAACTTTGCGATAAATTGAGGGATAAGAATGAATAGTATAAGTGGGCTGCAAGGAGGGGATGGGCGGTTTGCGAGAAATTATTTTGAATCGATGGCGGACTGAACGGTGGCGAAGTTGCTTTTGAATCGATAGAGGAAAGCAGAAATGGTGAACACTCGAGAAGAGGTCTACTCCAAAGTTTCATTCTGCTATTGTCTTAGATATTTTGTTGCTATTGGGCTCCCTGGTCTTGGGCCGCTGAGATGGGTAAGGCTTGTTATTTTTGTTCTCCATAATAAAATCCAGTCCAATTTTATCCCTAAAAAACAAATTACCAACCCATAGAAGAGATGAACAAATCCGTAATTTTCATCTTCTTTCCTTTTGCtttcatttaataaaaacaaaatatctttttctttcattttcacattttaaaaataaggTATAAATAtactttcaatatatatatttatctcatatttaatatttaattctttacttttaattttaaaatttaatcactttattcctttaatattaataattaaacttcaattaataatattataaaataaaattaacttgaattatgtggcattttaaaatttaaaaaattattcaaaaataaaaataaaaacatttgacatttttatttattgatttaAGTTTTCACGCATATCATATTTCacatttctttattttaaaatttcatacatTCCAATCTAACTAAATTCATTTGACATCAAAagtggattaaattttaaattttcaaataagatAGGGACTGCAAACAAATTAGACCGAAAATAAATAATCCAATTTTCTTCATGTTTCCTACGTTTGCGATATACGGTGAATaagattttcaataaaaaaattccaCTGCTTTATCAACAAATTATATATTatctaaattaacaattttattttattttattttttagcttTTGCATTATTCAATGTATATTGTTTAAAGTTACCAAGTTAAAAtttgctttttattttataaaaaaatactcaAATTTATTAAATCACTTTACTCTTTTTATCATTCAAATTACCAAAGccccttttttttcaattttcttcaaagtaaaattaaaaaattaaagaaaaattcattataatttttatttttttcatatctTCCTAACAGTAGACGTCCGTCGGAAGATTCTTCTTCCGGTCTCAATAGCTTTGATTCTTTGTTCAAATCAAAGCTCCTTCGATTccttcaattttatttatttattttcaggtATTTTTTTTCaatctaacttcaatttcttcttaattttctgtttttttttttaattttggtatGTTATTAAGCTTTTGCCGATCAAGTTTTACTGTAGTTCGAAACCCTAGCTTTTGTTTGGTTATCGAGAAAAATTAGATTATTGTATGATCTTAtgtgtttttttcttttctgttcAATTTATTTTGATACGGAAAAATAGAATTCAATTTGGTCAAATAGTCGTACAGTTGACTTTACCTTTTTTTTTGGTTGTTGTTTGAGATCTCATTAACTTGAAACAAGTTGAGCTAGAGATTTGATGCTTTTAGCTTTCTGGCATTTCCTAGCAACTAGGAAGGgttatattatttttttgttaatttattctttttttcttttgtttgaaaTCTGTATATTAGTAAAGTTCTATTGCTTGCTTTTTTTCGTTGAATTTGAATGTCGGCGGACGGCTTCGGATATAGAGTTTGTTGGTTTTAGGGTTTGTTTCTATAAGGAAATTCAAATGTTTTCAGGATATGTAATGTAGGGTTAAGAAGATTGCTTTGTTTGATATATCAttctcaattttttttccttCGATATGAAGATTGATTGTTTGATGATTTCAAATGCATTGTTCAGTTTTGTTGTTGTTGAATGCAGATTTATTGTTTTGCATTTGTTTGTTTATTGAAGTGAAattgaaaaaagaagaagaaatagatAAAGTGTTCAAGGTTAATAATCATTCGTTTTATAGATTAAACCAATTGACTATGATAGTTACATTGGGGAATACTAAGGGTGCTTAGCATTCACTTAATAACATGCTTGGGTTCTTTTTCTAACCATAGATACAAggtttttattattatctaaattccTAAGAGCAAACATAGTTAGGTTCTAAAATATGATTACTAGATTGTGCCTTTGCTCTTGTAGCATATGAAGTTGTTTTTACCATTCTCCAATATGAAATCATTGTTCAATGTCTCAACTGATGTAAAGATTTGCAGAATAATAGGAGATGGTAGTAAACTGATCTTGTGAAAACTGTGAGCTATATTGTAGTTGATAAGCTCTATGCAGTTTGGCCTCAAAATACATGATTGTTTTTTTCAATAAAATCTCTTGTATTTGTTGAAAGTCAAAGAGGAGAaaatattattttcactattttcttAAGGGATGTGCACATGTGCTTTCAGTTGTTTATGATGAGTATATATTGGCTTGTGCTGCTTTGGTTGTTGCATTTCCCAATTTTCTATTTGATGTTAAACTTATTTTGCTTTTGTAAATAGGTTTACTTGATTGTATACGAATTTGAGGGGGATGAGGCATTAGTTTTCATGTGATGCCATCAACATGCGGACAGAGTCACAGGTCTCCATAGCCTCTGAGGCACAAAATAATCAAGAAAATATTCCTATTCAGGTTGGAGATCCCAAGGTAGTACCATCCACCTCGAATAATTCTGTGCTGGAGCAACCTGGTATGTCAATGCACTTATAATAATTTTCATCGTTTCAGTCCATACCATTTCCGTCTATGGAAAATACTGATCATGCATTTAATTGTTGTATGAATGTGTGAATTGAATGCCTAATGCTAGCTAAAAAGCCAACTCGGCAATGGGCTGCTTGGACACGTCAAGAGGAAGAGAGTTTCTTCACTGCATTACGACAAGTTGGGAAGGCAAGCCAATCTTATACGTCCTTTGGCTTTTAACATTTTCCTATATTATATTTCCTGACACTAGCATTACTTGCAGAATTTTGAGAAGATCACATGTCGTGTTCAAAGTAAAAACAAGGATCAGGTTGCTACTAGATTTTATTCTGATTGTTTCATAATCAATATAAGTCAGACTACAGTCTCTTGTCAGTGTTTTATTTGTCTTCTTCTTTTTGAAATTTGTAGGTCAGACATTATTACTATCGTCTTGTCAGGCGGATGAATAAACTTCTGGGTCCTGGATTATGTTTGGATGCCAAAAACTCTAAAGATACTAATGCAGCAATGCTTCGCTGGTAATGCTTGGAACTATCTTTTTCTTgtaacatatttaaataaattcaaatatataatttGGAGGATGCATTGTTACAGCATTGCTAACTGCAGTTTTAAGTCTATCACTAGGCACCATTATATCTATTTATAGCAAATGTATTGAGCTGAGGTGCCCCATCAGAGGGCATATGGCAAAAACATTTCCTTTATATTCCCATTTTTAAGCATGACAGTTAGAATCTTAAATTTTTTATGCTATCATGCTGCAACAATGGTACATTAACAAATACTCGACCTATATTTTTGGTTTCATTGAAAAATAGATGTCTTCTTTTACAGGTGGTCTCTATTAGAAAAGTATAGCTGCAAAGCCTCGAAACTTCATTTGAAACCTcgaagatttaaaatttttattgaagCTTTGGTTAGTCAGAATCTTTTATGCTGCTTGTTTGCtattttttccccgatctagatgACATTTTGTGCTTGTCCTGGACTGACTGATCTGTTGTTCCAATGAAGGAGCATCAACTTTTGAAAGACCGGAAGAAGAATGTACGAAAACGACCATCTCATGGTGAGAATATTTCACCTACATCTCCCAACACTACCACAAATCAGAGTAGGGCTTCTGGACATGATGCTCATACTGTCAAGCTGGTTCTTGTAGAGAGTCAAAACATTCAAAAGTTAGGACCTGGAAAAGGTTCATTTAAGCGTAATAGCAATGTAGGTGTTAATCGTAGCAATAACAAAGGGGAGTCAAATACCATGAAAGTTGCTTCAAATACCATGAAACCTGCAAGGCAGAGATGGAAATCAGGTACTCTACCCCTCAAATAAACAGTTAAATACAATAAACTGTATCTTCAGATTCTTGTGGCACAATAGGTTTTCCAATTTCTATTTACTTTTATGTTTTGCAGCCCTAATGCTATAGATGTTGGTTATTTAACTTTCTCGTTTCCACTTTCATATTTATAAACATTGTTGTTGATGCCATGGCTAACTTCATTTTACAGTTTCTTATGGTTCTTGCTTTGTATTATTAGCACCTGAAGTTTTAAAGCTTAGTACGGGAATTCCCATAATTCAATTTTCTTGTTTTCCATTCAAAATTATGGTAAAGTTGTATGGCTATACAATGTTTGGCAGTTGCCTCATCAGCTGCATATAAAAAATGGGAAAAGGCTGCAATTGCTGGTGTTTCTTTGGTTGCCGATGCTGCTGAGCATTTGGAGAGAACTACTAGTGACAAAGAAGTTGAACATGAACAAGATACACCAGGTGAGATTGAACAAATCGATTTGTCGATTATTTCCTTGAAAGGAATTGAAATTACCATGAACACAAGAAAATTTCTCAAGCTCCTTTTTTTCCACTCTAGATCCAGAGCATAAGATCCTTGAACCAGTTGACAATAATCAACTTCCTTTGCCTGCTTTCTCTCAAAATCCTTTTGCTGAGAGCAATGTACATGCTACTGTTAAACTTAAGCTCCAGCTCTTTCCAATTGATGACAATACTAGAAGAGCCTTGGAAATGGTGAGTGCCAAAGGGAAATATTATTCTGATTGTTATAATGTATCACCAAGTACTACCGGTTGTGAAGTATTAAGGAAATAATTAGTCTTGATCTCTTGTTAGGATAAACACAATCCATACTTGGAACTCACTCTTAGTATTCGAAAGAAGATATCATCAGTACTGGAGCATCTGAATCGAAAATGGGGCAACTCAAGTGTAGCATCAGGAGTGGTTATGCTTTTCCCTTATGGTGTTCAAAGAGAAAACCTTAGGGCTTATCAGAGATGGACTCAAGCAGCCATTGTCAGTGCAGCAGACGTATATGCAATGATTGGAAGGCCCCAAGTATTTCGCCTAAGGTTTTTTCCTAAATGATTTTGTCCTCGTAGCTatcttctgttttatagatttgtaTGATTGCTGATATAAGCTCTCTTTGAAGGTATGGTTGGGTTTCTGATGCTGAAGTTGAATCTTTGACACGGCAAGCACCTGTTTCTTCATCCTACCTTTCCAATGTGCATAATATGAATGCTGAAAGTAGGAAGAGCTGTGTTATGGAAGAAGCACAAGTATCTGCCTCATCTAACAATGATATGTCTAAGAAACTTGATGATCCTTGCAAGAATCAGCCAATATT contains the following coding sequences:
- the LOC108462304 gene encoding TSL-kinase interacting protein 1 isoform X1 gives rise to the protein MRTESQVSIASEAQNNQENIPIQVGDPKVVPSTSNNSVLEQPAKKPTRQWAAWTRQEEESFFTALRQVGKNFEKITCRVQSKNKDQVRHYYYRLVRRMNKLLGPGLCLDAKNSKDTNAAMLRWWSLLEKYSCKASKLHLKPRRFKIFIEALEHQLLKDRKKNVRKRPSHGENISPTSPNTTTNQSRASGHDAHTVKLVLVESQNIQKLGPGKGSFKRNSNVGVNRSNNKGESNTMKVASNTMKPARQRWKSVASSAAYKKWEKAAIAGVSLVADAAEHLERTTSDKEVEHEQDTPDPEHKILEPVDNNQLPLPAFSQNPFAESNVHATVKLKLQLFPIDDNTRRALEMDKHNPYLELTLSIRKKISSVLEHLNRKWGNSSVASGVVMLFPYGVQRENLRAYQRWTQAAIVSAADVYAMIGRPQVFRLRYGWVSDAEVESLTRQAPVSSSYLSNVHNMNAESRKSCVMEEAQVSASSNNDMSKKLDDPCKNQPILQKENNALEPPRTGFPTLTEKNLSTGLKDNFGDSPIPARNASSDRSETCNLAIMRWLADADDQRLRNSTAALSAGEWADSLTNISVGELLAEVPHDLDGNCVDCAVTENSQCLQQIPFSCDSFDAAIAAHISMHQNKMDIPSIPSHASSIWDAEDTCDAFLFRKNPIPCTNVPRFSGITSQAACKQIARQNLAELSTHSKESPDPVEPMENSACEDLTDECPSDPHIMDTTENDFNGLTDIYWPESLGPLDLDIPTCKYHTEELIFSDSLGGLSRLIASSLDAFQNCSFFGTDKREPTSTVGAQDTFSSAFKISSDN
- the LOC108462304 gene encoding TSL-kinase interacting protein 1 isoform X2, whose amino-acid sequence is MRTESQVSIASEAQNNQENIPIQVGDPKVVPSTSNNSVLEQPAKKPTRQWAAWTRQEEESFFTALRQVGKNFEKITCRVQSKNKDQVRHYYYRLVRRMNKLLGPGLCLDAKNSKDTNAAMLRWWSLLEKYSCKASKLHLKPRRFKIFIEALEHQLLKDRKKNVRKRPSHESQNIQKLGPGKGSFKRNSNVGVNRSNNKGESNTMKVASNTMKPARQRWKSVASSAAYKKWEKAAIAGVSLVADAAEHLERTTSDKEVEHEQDTPDPEHKILEPVDNNQLPLPAFSQNPFAESNVHATVKLKLQLFPIDDNTRRALEMDKHNPYLELTLSIRKKISSVLEHLNRKWGNSSVASGVVMLFPYGVQRENLRAYQRWTQAAIVSAADVYAMIGRPQVFRLRYGWVSDAEVESLTRQAPVSSSYLSNVHNMNAESRKSCVMEEAQVSASSNNDMSKKLDDPCKNQPILQKENNALEPPRTGFPTLTEKNLSTGLKDNFGDSPIPARNASSDRSETCNLAIMRWLADADDQRLRNSTAALSAGEWADSLTNISVGELLAEVPHDLDGNCVDCAVTENSQCLQQIPFSCDSFDAAIAAHISMHQNKMDIPSIPSHASSIWDAEDTCDAFLFRKNPIPCTNVPRFSGITSQAACKQIARQNLAELSTHSKESPDPVEPMENSACEDLTDECPSDPHIMDTTENDFNGLTDIYWPESLGPLDLDIPTCKYHTEELIFSDSLGGLSRLIASSLDAFQNCSFFGTDKREPTSTVGAQDTFSSAFKISSDN